The genomic region GGTGGACGAGGCCGCACCACTGGCCGAGCCGCACAAGAAGGCCTGGCCGGAGAAGCAGAAGGGCCCGGTGCTGCTGCGCCGGGAGCAGGTCGGCACCAGCACCACCGACCAGCGCCTGCTGGACACCACCGGGCCGACCGACTGGCTGCACACCGACCCGTGGCGGGTCTGGCGGATCACCTCGGAGTTCGTCGAGGGCTTCGGCGCGCTCGCCGAACTCCCGGTCGCGGTCAGCGTCTTCGGCTCGGCCCGGACCCCGGTGGACTCGGCCGAGTACAAGGCGGGCGTGGCGATCGGCCGAGCCCTGGCCGAGGCCGGCTACGCGGTGATCACCGGCGGCGGCCCCGGCGCGATGGAGGCCGCCAACCGCGGCGCCTCGGAGGGCGGCGGGCTGAGCGTCGGGCTCGGCATCGAGCTGCCGTTCGAGCAGGGGCTCAACGAGTACGTCGACCTCGGGCTGAACTTCCGTTACTTCTTCGTCCGCAAGACCATGTTCGTCAAGTACGCGCAGGGTTTCGTGGTGCTGCCCGGTGGGCTCGGCACGCTGGACGAGCTGTTCGAGGCGCTCACCCTGGTGCAGACGAAGAAGGTCACCCGCTTCCCGGTGATCCTGTTCGGCAGCGCCTACTGGAGCGGTCTGGTGGCCTGGCTCAAGGACACCCTGGTGGCGCAGGGCAAGGCCTCCGAGGCCGACCTGGAGCTCTTCCACATCACTGACGACGTGGACGAGGTGCTGAAGATCATGGCCGAGAGTCGCCGGCCCAACGGCCAGGAGATCTGACCTCGCCCCTTCGGCTCCGGGCCGAGCGGGCGGACAGCGCTCAGGCCAGCCCCCGGCGGGCCACCGCCGGGGGACGGGTGCCCCGGATCGAGGCGACCATGTCCAGCACCTGGCGGGTCTCGGCCACCTGGTGCACCCGGTAGATCCGGGCGCCGAGCCAGGCCGAGACGGCCGTGGTGGCCAGGGTGCCGAGCAGGCGCTCGTTCACCGGCTTGTCCAGCGTCTCCCCGACGAAGTCCTTGTTGGAGAGCGAGACCAGCACCGGGAACCCGGTCGCGGTCATCTCCGGCAGCCGCCGGGTGGCCTCCAGCGAGTGCCGGGTGTTCTTGCCGAAGTCGTGCCCGGGGTCGATGACCAGCGCGTCCCGGCGCACCCCGAGCGCGGCGGCCCGCTCGGCCAGCCCGACCGTCACCGCCAGGATGTCGG from Kitasatospora azatica KCTC 9699 harbors:
- a CDS encoding LOG family protein, with product MTGTSAQDGADGRRFGHGPELVDEAAPLAEPHKKAWPEKQKGPVLLRREQVGTSTTDQRLLDTTGPTDWLHTDPWRVWRITSEFVEGFGALAELPVAVSVFGSARTPVDSAEYKAGVAIGRALAEAGYAVITGGGPGAMEAANRGASEGGGLSVGLGIELPFEQGLNEYVDLGLNFRYFFVRKTMFVKYAQGFVVLPGGLGTLDELFEALTLVQTKKVTRFPVILFGSAYWSGLVAWLKDTLVAQGKASEADLELFHITDDVDEVLKIMAESRRPNGQEI